The Novosphingobium kaempferiae genome includes a window with the following:
- a CDS encoding DUF885 domain-containing protein has protein sequence MKSILLAGLACLALTACNAAAPPPPTAEWKPFVKTTIDKWFATDPSFAVYEGAHQFDGKLPDWSANGLKARAAFLHSVIDDSAKFTNLSEADRFERDYLVQVAKGQLFWLEDADQPHRNPAYYINGGLDPNVYVSRDYADKPTRMKAMIAFFKAIPAQAKNISANLPAAMPASFIKLGKDGFGGFAAYYRGDARAAFADVADPALQAEFKSASEAAANAMQAVADKVAKATPTQDFALGADRFARMVAATEGVDAPLDTLEAAGRADLKRNQIALKEACAKFAPGQTIPQCFDKMRADKPKDGPVAEARREIPELAEFVRTHDIATIPTPKMAQVEESPPYNRANSAYIDPPGPLENGGSSIYYISPPDPTWSKQMQMDYIPGKSDLLFTTVHEVMPGHYLQFLHSNAAPSLVGKLFVGYAFAEGWAHYAEEMMLEAGLGNGDPGVQVGQISNALLRNCRYLSAIGLHARGMTQAQSKQMFMNECYQDEGTAEQQAARGTYDAAYLNYTLGKLMIRKLRADWTATRGDRKAWKAFHDEFLNHGGPPIPLVRQTMMKEDAPHAVF, from the coding sequence ATGAAGTCCATCCTGCTGGCAGGTCTCGCCTGCCTCGCGCTCACCGCCTGCAACGCGGCCGCCCCGCCGCCGCCCACTGCCGAGTGGAAGCCCTTCGTCAAGACCACCATCGACAAGTGGTTCGCCACCGACCCGTCCTTCGCGGTCTACGAAGGCGCCCACCAGTTCGACGGCAAGCTGCCCGACTGGAGCGCAAACGGCCTCAAGGCCCGCGCCGCCTTCCTGCATTCGGTGATCGACGATTCAGCGAAGTTCACCAACCTCTCCGAAGCCGACCGCTTCGAGCGCGACTACCTGGTGCAGGTCGCCAAGGGCCAGCTGTTCTGGCTGGAGGACGCCGACCAGCCGCACAGGAACCCGGCCTACTACATCAACGGCGGGCTCGACCCGAACGTCTACGTCAGCCGCGACTATGCCGACAAGCCGACGCGGATGAAGGCAATGATCGCCTTCTTCAAGGCCATCCCGGCGCAAGCCAAGAACATCAGCGCCAACCTGCCCGCCGCCATGCCCGCCAGCTTCATCAAGCTGGGCAAGGACGGCTTCGGCGGATTTGCCGCCTATTACCGCGGCGATGCCCGCGCCGCCTTCGCCGACGTCGCCGATCCCGCGCTCCAGGCCGAGTTCAAGTCCGCCTCAGAAGCCGCTGCCAACGCCATGCAGGCCGTGGCCGACAAGGTCGCAAAGGCCACCCCGACGCAGGACTTCGCGCTGGGCGCGGACAGGTTCGCCCGCATGGTCGCCGCGACCGAGGGCGTCGATGCCCCGCTCGACACGCTGGAGGCCGCCGGTCGCGCCGACCTCAAGCGCAACCAGATCGCACTCAAGGAGGCCTGCGCGAAGTTCGCCCCCGGCCAGACGATCCCGCAGTGCTTCGACAAGATGCGCGCCGACAAACCCAAGGACGGCCCCGTCGCCGAAGCGCGGCGCGAGATTCCGGAACTGGCGGAGTTCGTCCGCACGCACGACATCGCGACGATCCCCACGCCGAAAATGGCCCAAGTGGAGGAAAGCCCGCCCTACAACCGCGCCAATTCCGCCTACATCGACCCGCCCGGGCCGCTGGAGAACGGCGGCTCGTCGATCTACTATATCTCGCCGCCCGACCCGACGTGGTCGAAGCAGATGCAGATGGACTATATCCCCGGCAAGTCGGACCTGCTGTTCACCACCGTGCATGAAGTGATGCCGGGGCACTACCTCCAGTTCCTGCATTCCAACGCGGCGCCCTCGCTGGTGGGCAAGCTCTTCGTCGGCTACGCCTTCGCCGAAGGCTGGGCGCACTATGCCGAGGAGATGATGCTGGAGGCGGGCCTCGGAAACGGCGATCCCGGCGTGCAGGTCGGCCAGATCTCCAACGCGCTGCTGCGCAACTGCCGCTATCTCTCGGCGATCGGCCTCCATGCGCGGGGAATGACGCAGGCGCAGTCCAAGCAGATGTTCATGAACGAATGCTACCAGGACGAAGGCACCGCCGAGCAGCAGGCCGCGCGCGGCACGTATGACGCCGCCTACCTCAACTACACGCTCGGCAAGCTGATGATCCGCAAGCTGCGCGCCGACTGGACCGCGACGCGCGGCGACCGCAAGGCGTGGAAGGCCTTCCACGACGAGTTCCTCAACCACGGAGGCCCGCCCATCCCGCTGGTACGCCAGACGATGATGAAGGAAGACGCTCCGCACGCGGTCTTCTGA
- a CDS encoding L,D-transpeptidase family protein has protein sequence MDARIFLASGFVALAAIAGVLVVAASPDKPEPASLTEAKLEQPKPAVAAKPAPKPVAKADEPFVIKRILPIKGAIKYGEWHWDDKDVPPGPIVVTVDLEARVISVFRGGYEIGAAAVLLGTADKPTPLGIFPITQKDKDHVSNIYTGAPMPYMQRLTNDGITLHGSDVALGYASHGCVGMPDAFAAKLFDTTKIGDKVYITRGKQVGMGDSLVGG, from the coding sequence GTGGACGCGCGCATCTTCCTCGCCTCGGGCTTCGTCGCCCTTGCCGCCATCGCCGGCGTGCTCGTCGTCGCGGCCTCGCCGGACAAGCCCGAGCCCGCCTCGCTCACCGAGGCGAAGCTGGAACAACCGAAGCCAGCGGTGGCCGCGAAGCCTGCGCCGAAGCCGGTCGCCAAGGCTGACGAGCCCTTCGTCATCAAGCGCATCCTGCCGATCAAGGGCGCGATCAAGTACGGCGAATGGCACTGGGACGACAAGGACGTTCCCCCCGGCCCCATCGTCGTCACGGTGGACTTGGAGGCGCGGGTGATCTCGGTCTTCCGCGGCGGGTACGAGATCGGCGCTGCCGCCGTCCTGCTCGGCACCGCGGACAAGCCGACGCCGCTGGGGATCTTCCCGATCACCCAGAAGGACAAGGACCACGTCTCCAACATCTACACCGGCGCGCCGATGCCCTACATGCAGCGCCTGACCAACGACGGGATCACCCTGCACGGCTCCGACGTGGCGCTCGGCTACGCCAGCCACGGCTGCGTAGGCATGCCCGACGCCTTCGCCGCCAAGCTGTTCGACACGACGAAGATCGGCGACAAGGTCTACATCACGCGCGGCAAGCAGGTCGGCATGGGCGACAGCCTCGTCGGCGGATAG
- a CDS encoding alpha/beta fold hydrolase, producing MDYHVHRYRSADGRLDLVARDYPAAREGAPVLLMMHGLTRNSADFEPLVGKLTGRYRMIVPDQRGRGLSQWDADPTQYRPDVYAQDMLALMDGLGIAKAGLVGTSMGGLMAMVMQALRPELAQVVVFNDIGPVLDPAGLARIQGYVGPGGAMADWTEAAARTRAINGSAFPDYGGAQWDAFARRLARENADGSVSFAYDPAISESIAGDDPSTVPPDLWPLWELLDVVPVLVVRGALSDLLSAATVEEMARRHSGVYSAVEVPRVGHAPILDEPVALAAIEKFLAKYLPSSRTCLP from the coding sequence ATGGACTATCACGTCCATCGCTATCGCAGTGCCGACGGGCGGCTCGACCTTGTCGCGCGGGATTACCCGGCGGCGCGCGAGGGCGCGCCGGTGCTGCTGATGATGCACGGCCTCACCCGTAACAGCGCCGACTTCGAGCCGCTGGTGGGCAAGCTTACCGGGCGTTATCGCATGATCGTCCCTGACCAGCGCGGGCGGGGGCTCTCGCAATGGGACGCCGATCCGACGCAATACCGGCCCGACGTCTATGCGCAGGACATGCTGGCGCTGATGGACGGCCTCGGCATCGCGAAGGCAGGGCTGGTGGGCACCTCGATGGGCGGGCTCATGGCGATGGTGATGCAGGCGCTGCGGCCCGAACTGGCGCAGGTGGTGGTGTTCAACGACATCGGCCCGGTGCTCGATCCGGCGGGTCTTGCGCGGATACAGGGCTATGTCGGCCCGGGTGGTGCGATGGCCGACTGGACCGAGGCGGCGGCGCGGACCCGTGCGATCAACGGTTCTGCGTTCCCCGACTATGGCGGCGCGCAGTGGGATGCCTTCGCCCGGCGGCTTGCGCGGGAGAATGCGGACGGCAGCGTGTCGTTCGCCTACGATCCGGCGATTTCGGAGAGCATCGCGGGGGACGATCCGTCCACCGTGCCGCCGGACCTGTGGCCCTTATGGGAACTGCTCGACGTGGTGCCGGTGCTGGTGGTGCGTGGTGCCTTGTCGGACCTGCTGAGCGCAGCAACGGTCGAAGAGATGGCCCGCCGCCACTCCGGGGTTTACTCGGCGGTGGAAGTGCCGCGCGTCGGCCACGCGCCGATCCTCGACGAGCCGGTGGCGCTGGCGGCGATCGAAAAGTTTCTGGCCAAGTATCTGCCGTCGTCCCGGACTTGCTTGCCCTGA
- a CDS encoding spinster family MFS transporter, whose amino-acid sequence MNREGQTTSPRLVLAMLLLVYIFNFVDRQILSILAAPIQADLKLDDAQMGMLGGLAFAILYSTLGVPLAWVADRTSRSWVITGSLVVWSVFTSACALAQGFWHIFLARLGVGVGEAGGVAPSYAVIGDHFPSHRRAFALSVYSLGIPLGSAAGVMAGGYVAQAVDWRTAFLVVGLCGIVIAPLFKMVVKDKPPAATAPTVRFGEVARTLARKRAFWFLSFGAASSSMLGYGVAFWLPSLLQRSFHLTLVETSWFFGAVLLLGGTVGVLTGGALADRLGQADRAWYGRVPAIGFVCAVPLYAGGIWTTNVPVAFVLFLIPQVLAYFWLGPVTGAIQHLVDPPARATASALFLLINNLIGLGGGIYALGALSKALAPVWGTESLRYSMLFALVLYLLAALLMTLAGPGLRREWVAEK is encoded by the coding sequence ATGAATCGTGAAGGTCAGACCACTTCCCCCCGCCTCGTGCTGGCGATGCTGCTGCTGGTCTACATCTTCAACTTCGTCGACCGGCAGATCCTCTCGATCCTCGCCGCGCCGATCCAGGCCGACCTCAAGCTCGACGACGCGCAGATGGGAATGCTCGGCGGGCTGGCCTTCGCGATCCTCTACTCGACGCTCGGCGTGCCGCTGGCGTGGGTGGCCGACCGGACGAGCCGGTCATGGGTCATCACCGGTTCGCTGGTGGTGTGGAGCGTGTTCACCTCCGCCTGCGCGCTGGCGCAGGGGTTCTGGCACATCTTTCTCGCCCGCCTCGGTGTCGGCGTGGGCGAGGCGGGGGGCGTGGCGCCCAGCTATGCGGTGATCGGAGACCACTTTCCCAGCCACCGCCGCGCCTTCGCGCTGTCGGTCTACTCGCTCGGCATCCCGCTCGGCTCGGCGGCGGGCGTCATGGCGGGCGGATACGTCGCGCAGGCGGTGGACTGGCGCACCGCGTTCCTTGTCGTCGGTCTGTGCGGCATCGTCATTGCGCCGCTGTTCAAGATGGTGGTGAAGGACAAGCCGCCCGCCGCCACCGCCCCGACCGTCCGCTTCGGCGAAGTCGCCAGAACGCTGGCCCGCAAGCGCGCGTTCTGGTTCCTGAGCTTCGGCGCGGCTTCCAGCTCCATGCTCGGCTACGGCGTCGCCTTCTGGCTGCCGAGCCTCCTCCAGCGCAGCTTCCACCTCACCCTCGTCGAGACATCGTGGTTCTTCGGCGCGGTACTGCTGCTGGGCGGCACGGTGGGGGTGCTGACCGGCGGTGCGCTGGCGGACCGGCTGGGACAGGCCGACCGCGCCTGGTACGGCCGCGTGCCCGCGATCGGTTTCGTCTGCGCCGTGCCGCTCTACGCGGGCGGCATCTGGACCACGAACGTTCCCGTCGCCTTCGTGCTGTTCCTGATCCCGCAGGTTCTGGCCTACTTCTGGCTCGGCCCTGTGACGGGCGCGATCCAGCACCTCGTCGACCCGCCCGCCCGCGCGACAGCATCGGCGCTGTTCCTGCTGATAAACAACCTGATCGGCCTTGGCGGCGGCATCTATGCGCTGGGTGCGCTGTCGAAGGCGCTGGCGCCGGTCTGGGGCACCGAATCGCTGCGCTACTCGATGCTCTTCGCGCTGGTACTCTACCTGCTCGCCGCGTTGCTGATGACGCTGGCCGGACCGGGCCTGCGCCGGGAATGGGTGGCGGAAAAGTAA
- a CDS encoding sugar phosphate isomerase/epimerase family protein, which yields MPHPLGLELLTMLGLDPVAHVTMAADLGCKGVSMGLTQLPDRFNPHGYPAWSLRDDPALRREMKAVMADRGVTICLAEGLGVSHDTDASERAADMDLFADLGALRVNAVDMGVERERAFDQLAALADMADERGMEFSIEFTPVFTIRSLDEALEAVEHIGPGKATVLIDTMHFFRSGGTVKQVAELDPALIGHVQLCDVPRKGDGDYMAEAMSGRMIPGQGELPLREFVEALPRGQVLGLEVPLMAAAQSGREARDYVGEIVKRTREFLV from the coding sequence ATGCCGCATCCGCTTGGCCTCGAACTGCTGACCATGCTCGGGCTCGATCCGGTCGCCCATGTCACCATGGCGGCGGACCTCGGGTGCAAGGGCGTGTCGATGGGGCTGACCCAGCTGCCCGATCGCTTCAATCCGCACGGCTATCCGGCATGGTCGCTGCGCGACGATCCGGCGCTGCGGCGCGAAATGAAGGCGGTGATGGCTGACCGCGGGGTGACGATCTGCCTTGCCGAAGGGCTGGGCGTCTCGCACGATACCGATGCCTCGGAGCGGGCGGCGGACATGGACCTTTTCGCCGACCTCGGCGCGCTGCGAGTCAACGCCGTGGACATGGGCGTCGAACGGGAACGCGCCTTCGACCAGCTTGCCGCACTGGCCGACATGGCGGACGAGCGCGGCATGGAGTTCTCCATCGAGTTCACGCCGGTCTTCACCATCCGCTCGCTGGACGAGGCACTGGAAGCGGTCGAGCATATCGGGCCGGGCAAGGCGACGGTGCTGATCGACACCATGCATTTCTTCCGCTCGGGCGGGACGGTGAAGCAGGTGGCGGAACTCGACCCGGCGCTGATCGGCCACGTCCAGCTCTGCGACGTGCCGCGCAAGGGCGACGGCGACTACATGGCCGAGGCGATGAGCGGGCGCATGATCCCGGGGCAGGGCGAACTGCCCTTGCGCGAATTCGTCGAGGCTCTGCCGCGCGGGCAGGTGCTGGGGCTGGAAGTCCCGCTGATGGCCGCCGCGCAGAGCGGCCGCGAAGCGCGGGACTACGTGGGCGAGATCGTGAAGCGCACGCGCGAGTTTCTTGTCTGA
- a CDS encoding replication-associated recombination protein A: MADLFADDLPPATQPDVLREDAPLADRLRPHDLTEVVGQEHLTGPEGAIGRMVAAGRLSSMILWGPPGTGKTSIARLLADAVGMRYVAVSAVFSGVADLKKAFAEADVAAKAGQRTLLFVDEIHRFNRAQQDGFLPFVERGTVTLVGATTENPSFALNAALLSRAQVLILHRLGPEALNALLDKGEALEGPLPVTPEAREALVASADGDGRFLLNQAETLYAAKIPEPLDPAGLGQFLQRRVAVYDKDRDGHYNLISALHKSVRGSDPQAALYYMARMLTAGEEPLFVLRRLVRMASEDIGMADPQALVQCLAAKQAYEFLGSPEGELAIVQACIYVATAPKSNAAYMAFKSSFKMARETGSVSPPQNILNAPTKLMKDIGYGKDYAYDHDAPDAFSGDDYWPEEMGPQTFYEPVERGFEREVKKRLEWWDRKRAERRAE, encoded by the coding sequence ATGGCCGACCTTTTCGCCGATGATCTCCCGCCCGCCACGCAGCCCGACGTGCTGCGCGAGGATGCCCCCCTCGCCGACCGCCTGCGTCCGCACGACCTGACCGAAGTCGTCGGGCAGGAGCACCTGACCGGCCCCGAAGGCGCGATCGGGCGCATGGTGGCGGCGGGGCGGCTGTCCTCGATGATCCTGTGGGGGCCGCCCGGCACCGGCAAGACCAGCATCGCGCGCCTGCTCGCCGATGCGGTGGGGATGCGCTACGTCGCGGTTTCCGCCGTTTTCTCGGGCGTCGCCGACCTCAAGAAGGCCTTCGCCGAGGCCGATGTCGCCGCGAAGGCCGGCCAGCGCACGCTGCTCTTCGTGGACGAGATCCACCGCTTCAATCGCGCCCAGCAGGACGGCTTCCTCCCTTTCGTCGAGCGCGGCACGGTGACACTGGTCGGCGCGACGACCGAAAACCCCAGCTTCGCGCTCAACGCCGCGCTGCTCAGCCGCGCGCAAGTGCTCATCCTCCACCGCCTCGGCCCCGAGGCGCTGAACGCGCTGCTCGACAAGGGCGAGGCGCTGGAAGGCCCCCTGCCCGTCACCCCCGAGGCGCGCGAGGCGCTGGTGGCGTCGGCGGACGGCGACGGACGGTTCCTGCTCAACCAGGCCGAGACGCTCTACGCGGCGAAGATCCCGGAACCCTTGGACCCGGCGGGGCTCGGCCAGTTCCTCCAGCGGCGCGTGGCCGTCTACGACAAGGACCGCGACGGGCACTACAACCTCATCAGCGCGCTGCATAAATCGGTGCGCGGGTCGGACCCGCAGGCGGCGCTCTACTACATGGCGCGGATGCTGACGGCCGGAGAGGAGCCGCTGTTCGTGCTGCGCCGCCTCGTGCGCATGGCCAGCGAGGACATCGGCATGGCGGACCCGCAGGCGCTGGTGCAGTGCCTCGCCGCCAAGCAGGCCTACGAGTTCCTCGGCTCACCGGAAGGCGAACTGGCGATCGTGCAGGCCTGCATCTACGTCGCCACCGCGCCCAAGTCGAACGCGGCCTACATGGCGTTCAAGTCCTCGTTCAAGATGGCGCGCGAGACCGGCTCGGTCAGCCCTCCGCAGAACATCCTCAACGCGCCGACCAAGCTGATGAAGGACATCGGCTACGGCAAGGACTACGCCTACGACCACGACGCGCCCGATGCCTTCTCCGGCGACGATTACTGGCCGGAAGAGATGGGGCCGCAGACCTTCTACGAGCCGGTCGAACGCGGCTTCGAGCGCGAGGTGAAGAAGCGCCTCGAATGGTGGGACAGGAAGCGGGCCGAGCGGCGGGCGGAGTAA
- a CDS encoding TonB-dependent receptor → MRKVRFLAISSSVLALSGGLGAAPALAQEAAPAAETVAEGGDIIVTARRREERLVDVPIAVSTFSGAQLEKSGAIDVTEIANVSPNVTLEPSRGTNSTLSAFIRGVGQQDPVSGFEQGVGIYLDDVYLNRPQAAVLDIYDVERIEVLRGPQGTLYGRNTIGGAVKYVTRQLPQDFSLKVRGTYGTYDQADLVVTASAPVSDLIRVGGSVARLSRGGFGTNLTTGQDNYNKDIWGARASVDIGGYGEPVLIRISGDYTKDKSNARGGHRLIPGYASGAPVLSDVYDTRGGLNDPRQEVEAYGFAINASAELTDRLTFRSISSWRKDDSASPIDFDALPTVDLDVPAYYRNEQTSQEFQLLYDDGGMVQGMIGAYYLSAKADTQFDTRLFTANPTLLPGLTAFTQANVDTETFAVFGDFTFDFTQQLSLSVGGRYTWDERRAEILRQNYLLGGSPVFGGPGVAAGAPSTDFSGKATFKKFTPRASISFKPTPDHNIYASFSQGFKGGGFDPRGVGANAPAATPGRPTDAEVADYLSFEPETVDSYEVGYKGNPFGGALYIAAAGFYMDYKDVQIPGSAGCTVAGVPTFCGIITNAGKARFKGFELEANARLGQNLATAGDRLSLSGALGFIDAEYKEYIANIPVNPAVPTVTQPTDVAAYRQVQNTPKWTASATLAYSTPVGGGDLDFSTTYSYRSKVYQFEIPNPYLDQKGFGLVDASLVYSAPGGRWSFGVHGKNIFDKRYKTSGYTFLATDPTTGALRTLPNGRFVPTLGTEGTLTAYYGNPRQVFATATLAF, encoded by the coding sequence ATGCGCAAGGTGCGATTCCTCGCGATTTCCTCAAGCGTGCTGGCTCTGTCGGGCGGGCTGGGAGCGGCCCCGGCACTGGCGCAGGAGGCCGCGCCTGCCGCCGAGACAGTGGCCGAAGGCGGTGACATCATCGTGACCGCCCGCCGCCGCGAGGAGCGTCTGGTCGACGTGCCGATCGCGGTGTCCACCTTCAGCGGCGCGCAGCTGGAGAAGTCCGGCGCGATCGACGTGACCGAGATCGCCAACGTCTCTCCCAACGTCACGCTGGAGCCGTCGCGCGGCACCAACTCGACGCTCTCGGCCTTCATCCGCGGCGTCGGTCAGCAGGATCCGGTCTCTGGATTCGAGCAGGGCGTCGGCATCTATCTCGACGACGTCTACCTCAACCGCCCGCAGGCCGCCGTGCTCGACATCTACGACGTGGAACGCATCGAGGTGCTGCGCGGGCCACAGGGCACGCTCTATGGCCGTAACACGATCGGCGGCGCGGTGAAGTATGTGACCAGGCAGTTGCCGCAGGACTTTTCGCTCAAGGTGCGCGGGACTTACGGCACTTACGATCAGGCCGATCTCGTCGTCACGGCCTCGGCGCCGGTCAGCGACCTCATCCGCGTCGGTGGATCGGTGGCGCGGCTGTCGCGCGGGGGCTTCGGCACGAACCTGACCACCGGGCAGGACAACTACAACAAGGACATCTGGGGTGCGCGCGCCAGCGTGGACATCGGCGGTTATGGCGAGCCGGTGCTGATCCGCATCTCGGGCGACTATACCAAGGACAAGTCCAACGCGCGTGGCGGTCACCGCCTGATCCCGGGCTATGCTTCGGGCGCGCCGGTCCTGAGTGACGTCTACGACACGCGCGGCGGCCTCAACGATCCGCGACAGGAAGTGGAAGCCTATGGCTTCGCGATCAACGCCAGCGCCGAGCTGACCGACAGGCTGACGTTCCGCTCGATCAGTTCGTGGCGCAAGGACGACAGCGCCTCGCCGATCGACTTCGACGCGTTGCCCACCGTCGATCTCGACGTGCCTGCCTATTACCGCAACGAGCAGACGAGCCAGGAATTCCAGCTGCTCTATGACGACGGCGGCATGGTGCAGGGCATGATCGGCGCCTATTACCTGAGCGCCAAGGCGGACACGCAGTTCGATACCCGCCTGTTCACCGCGAACCCGACACTTCTCCCCGGCCTGACCGCGTTCACGCAGGCCAATGTCGATACCGAGACGTTCGCTGTCTTCGGTGATTTCACCTTCGACTTCACGCAGCAACTCAGCCTCTCGGTCGGCGGGCGTTACACCTGGGACGAGCGGCGGGCCGAGATCCTGCGGCAGAACTACCTGCTTGGCGGCTCGCCGGTATTCGGCGGCCCCGGTGTCGCGGCAGGCGCGCCCAGCACGGACTTCTCCGGCAAGGCGACCTTCAAGAAGTTCACCCCGCGCGCCTCGATCAGCTTCAAGCCGACGCCGGACCACAACATCTACGCAAGCTTCAGCCAGGGCTTCAAGGGCGGCGGCTTCGATCCCCGCGGCGTCGGCGCCAATGCTCCTGCCGCGACGCCGGGGCGCCCGACCGATGCCGAAGTCGCCGATTACCTGAGCTTCGAGCCGGAGACGGTCGACAGCTACGAAGTCGGCTACAAGGGGAATCCCTTCGGCGGGGCGCTCTACATCGCGGCGGCCGGGTTCTACATGGACTACAAGGACGTGCAGATCCCCGGCTCGGCAGGCTGCACCGTGGCCGGCGTGCCGACCTTCTGCGGCATCATCACCAACGCGGGCAAGGCGCGGTTCAAGGGTTTCGAACTGGAGGCCAATGCACGACTTGGCCAGAACCTTGCCACGGCGGGAGACCGCCTGAGCCTGTCCGGCGCGCTCGGCTTCATCGACGCCGAGTACAAGGAATACATCGCCAACATCCCGGTCAATCCGGCGGTGCCCACCGTCACGCAGCCGACCGACGTCGCCGCCTATCGTCAGGTCCAGAACACGCCGAAGTGGACAGCCAGCGCCACGCTCGCCTACTCGACGCCGGTAGGCGGGGGCGACCTCGATTTCAGCACGACCTACTCGTACCGCAGCAAGGTCTACCAGTTCGAGATCCCCAACCCCTACCTCGACCAGAAGGGCTTCGGGCTGGTGGACGCCAGCCTCGTCTACAGCGCGCCGGGTGGGCGCTGGAGCTTCGGGGTCCACGGCAAGAACATCTTCGACAAGCGGTACAAGACCTCGGGCTACACGTTCCTCGCGACCGATCCGACTACGGGCGCTCTGCGCACCCTCCCGAATGGTCGCTTCGTGCCGACGCTGGGGACCGAGGGGACGCTGACCGCCTATTACGGCAATCCACGCCAGGTCTTCGCAACCGCGACGCTGGCGTTCTAA
- a CDS encoding TetR/AcrR family transcriptional regulator, giving the protein MTTEHAPDEPIGKAPRTERGRRTLRKLLDAAAFEFGEHGFHEASITGITRRAGTALGSFYTYFNSKDEIFRALVDDLSGKVREAARNARQQDLPALETERASLIGFLRFAAEHKEIYRIIDECEFVDPASFRQHYQSTATRIHERLSEGIRKGELRADLGEAHAWAIMGMNVFLGLRYSVWDDAAPEDIAELANSILREGIAKRES; this is encoded by the coding sequence GTGACCACAGAGCACGCCCCTGACGAGCCGATCGGAAAGGCCCCGCGCACCGAACGCGGGCGGCGCACCTTGCGCAAACTGCTGGATGCCGCAGCTTTCGAATTCGGCGAGCACGGCTTTCACGAAGCCTCGATCACCGGCATCACCCGCCGCGCGGGCACGGCGCTGGGCAGCTTCTATACCTACTTCAATTCCAAGGACGAAATCTTCCGCGCGCTGGTGGACGACCTCTCCGGCAAGGTCCGCGAAGCCGCCCGTAACGCCCGCCAACAGGACTTGCCCGCGCTGGAGACGGAGCGCGCCTCGCTGATCGGCTTCCTGCGCTTCGCTGCCGAGCACAAGGAAATCTATCGCATCATCGACGAGTGCGAATTCGTCGATCCGGCCAGCTTCCGCCAGCACTATCAGTCCACCGCCACCCGCATCCACGAACGCCTCTCCGAAGGCATCCGCAAGGGCGAACTCCGCGCCGATCTGGGCGAGGCGCATGCCTGGGCGATCATGGGCATGAACGTCTTCCTCGGCCTGCGCTACTCCGTGTGGGACGACGCCGCGCCCGAGGACATCGCCGAACTGGCAAATTCCATCCTGCGCGAAGGGATCGCGAAGCGGGAAAGTTAG